In Uranotaenia lowii strain MFRU-FL chromosome 2, ASM2978415v1, whole genome shotgun sequence, one genomic interval encodes:
- the LOC129742861 gene encoding uncharacterized protein LOC129742861, translating to MGRKHHTTLDLLKPASERATPLERNQLQEEQFNRRHGAQKRQFEKGDPVYASILIQGKLVWLIGTIIERIGTVNVNVWLEEKKRHIKSHANQLRARGDSKVEAYPEEAASEVKLPLHILLQDFDLGEDLATPEVQQTAPSATIPPQRRQRTRPSSILRRSTRIRRMPERYNPYFYN from the coding sequence ATGGGGAGGAAACACCATACAACTCTGGACTTGCTTAAGCCAGCTTCAGAGCGAGCAACACCACTTGAGCGAAACCAACTCCAAGAAGAGCAGTTTAACCGGAGGCACGGGGCACAAAAGCGTCAGTTCGAGAAAGGAGACCCTGTCTACGCCAGCATTTTAATTCAAGGAAAGCTCGTCTGGCTGATTGGCACCATTATTGAACGCATCGGTACTGTTAACGTCAACGTCTGGCTGGAAGAAAAGAAGCGGCACATCAAGTCACACGCAAACCAACTCCGTGCTCGGGGGGACTCAAAAGTCGAGGCCTACCCGGAAGAAGCTGCATCGGAGGTCAAGCTGCCTCTGCACATCCTGCTCCAAGACTTCGATCTCGGCGAAGATCTAGCAACACCTGAGGTTCAACAAACAGCACCATCGGCTACGATTCCACCACAACGCCGACAACGAACGAGGCCATCAAGCATTCTTCGGCGGTCAACTCGTATCCGCCGGATGCCGGAGAGGTACAACCCGTACTTCTACAATTAA